TGTAAGCCAGTTGTTACGCctatggatgagaagcaaGCTTTGATCCCTTTCGAAGGCACTGCAACGAAGGGACAGATACATGAATACCAGACGAAAATCGGCACCCTGATCTGGTTAATGGTCTCTACCAGGCCagatatctcatttgctGTTATTAAGCTGGCTAAACAtgccaagaatcctagcgACGTACATTTTCAAGCCCTGAAACGTGTTTTTCGCTACCTCACCGGCACCAAGTTACTCACGATCTCTTTTCACCCCAGCATGCAAGATGCAGCTGTATGTGGATACTGTGACGCCGATTGGGCTGGCCCACACAGTGAGAAAGGACTTTCCACATCCggcttcttgttcaaaatggctGGTGGAGCTATTTCTTGGACGTcaaaaaagcaaccctgtGTCGCTCTCTCTACGACAGAGTCAGAGTACATTGCCGAATCCCTCGCAGTACAAGAGGCGATCTGGTTAACACAGCTGCTTACGGAacttggaattgaagggttTCTTAGGAAGCCAATCCCGATTTATGCGGATAATAACGGAGCTATTGCTCTCGCTTCCAACCCGGAATTTCATGCTGCGACGAAACACATCGCGATCCGCTTTCACAGGCTACGCGAAGAGGTTGCCGCCGGCAACGTTaaattcgtcaagatcccgactgctgatatggcagcggatggactgacaaaaccccttggcaaaacgctattcaagcgctggatcatccaaatgggcctcacggtctataaaaacgcgctgaatggataatttacggtttgcatactacaaatggggggttaatgaaggtcaaaaactggttttttacatggagaattggggttgtttaaactatgctttcgactaatagtgctagtcgtggggggtgttggaaggtcacgtgaccacccactgtttgctcccagtacttagtctcagtcatagcatgtagatagtttctctctctctcaacgcatcaagagatttccagttacatctacattcatcgtagatctctagtatctctaacagttATACTATCCCGTATTTCAAGCACATCATAGCGTGGTAAAAACTTATCAAGAGTTAGAGTTTCCGCATTCAAGCACACAGTTCATCGTTTCCGGAATCCAAGTCAGACTCTAATCAAAGCAGGGCACTGGACTCGGTTTAGCTGAACGTCGAGAATGATGGgttcattttttttctctataAGAACAGCCTACCCATGTGATTACTTAACGGTTTTATCGCCAAGTCCGTTGTACTATCATTCAAATTTACTGTCTTTATGCGAGCAAGAAATACTAAAATACCTAAATCATACCATCAAATTTAAAAGGCTGATAGAATGACATCTGATGGGGCAGCTCAAGGTCTGTGTATACACACATCCTATCGCCGGCATTATAGTCTCAAGTTTCGCAGTTTCTCGATAAAGTTATACTTCCACTGTCCCGCATACTATATTCTTAGAAAATAATTTAATTTCTTCCATTTAGGGCCACCAAACAATAGGTCATGATTGTAATCCGAGCCAGGTATCAATAATGAAAAGGCTAATCAATGGTTGTgtgctttcttttctttgctaTGGCTTATCTGGTCACCGCCATGACCACTTATTTGCCGTGATCGGAGACTGTTAAGCCTGTCTCGGCAACTTGCTGCAAGATGAGGTCGCTCGGCCAGCTTCAAATCCTCACGTATCCAACGGATAGTGGGCAGTTGGTATAGTAGTAAGGCATGGGCTGGGGCTGCATATTATACTAGGCTAGGaccccccaagaaaccacggaaccactttagtaccatggaggagctcgctcagagtgctagagaggtgctgaacacaatggaaaatgacggaagaggtgagatatatattatcaactttgtgaaatccgtcgagcaatacgcactgaactccctgaagggggacaaaccgcaggttcaggtcatggaaaaggtgcaacaggcactcaaccgactcgaccagcgtatggatagcatcgaaaaagctacgacggcgatcaaagcaacagcaacgacaccgtccacacaaacaagcaattcgaacgactcggcagccttctgggcacggctccagaaatggggacaagggaccggctccggcccccccccatctctcccgacaagcaatggatcatcctcgatcggagtttcgccagctgagctccgcgaagatcgagagattatcgtcaagattcgtgacagcgacacccgcgaaaccctccgccggcggacaccaagggagatcgtcgagcaggctgagaggacacgggagcaagccgcccggaggaaagccagtgccccccttggtggtggctgccacttcttagcggcgaaggttctcccctctggggatgtgaagatgacggcgaatagcgcttccggtgcggagttgctacgaaagcatgctgacggctggttgaaatcattcggcccagcagcacatgttaggaagccgacatggggggtagtagcgcgcggtatcgatacgaagacgatgctgttgacacaggagtcgatggcggggatggcgaaggagctggtacgccaaaacagccactcatggggtgatacccaggttgaaatcctccaccttggctggctagtaaaacctggcaagcgtcgtgaaggctctatcatcattgaattcaccgacccggtggttgcaaaccaggcgatcacgcagggtacgctctggcagcaccaagtgcaccagactacccgcttctgccgagaaggccgttcgaaattatgcctgaaatgtcagaaaccaggacatgtacactcacagtgtctaaacgaataccagtgcggccactgtgcgaagcaacacccgacctgggagtgtgctaagcaaggggacgtcgaagtgaaatgcgccaattgtggcggaggccataggccaa
The nucleotide sequence above comes from Penicillium digitatum chromosome 1, complete sequence. Encoded proteins:
- a CDS encoding Reverse transcriptase, putative; this translates as MEELAQSAREVLNTMENDGRGEIYIINFVKSVEQYALNSLKGDKPQVQVMEKVQQALNRLDQRMDSIEKATTAIKATATTPSTQTSNSNDSAAFWARLQKWGQGTGSGPPPSLPTSNGSSSIGVSPAELREDREIIVKIRDSDTRETLRRRTPREIVEQAERTREQAARRKASAPLGGGCHFLAAKVLPSGDVKMTANSASGAELLRKHADGWLKSFGPAAHVRKPTWGVVARGIDTKTMLLTQESMAGMAKELVRQNSHSWGDTQVEILHLGWLVKPGKRREGSIIIEFTDPVVANQAITQGTLWQHQVHQTTRFCREGRSKLCLKCQKPGHVHSQCLNEYQCGHCAKQHPTWECAKQGDVEVKCANCGGGHRPTSDACEVRTAAKEGARLALANSPLFHRVPLHFRQRETTKGSTTTSQSQQGLDTPIHAPQQTAQRTTIYRAAPTSNRTVIASHPTENAPHPTENASHPTKEIRRMYTKVGVEKPQRRKEPSHVMRTRSRTSEDDDLPIIPEELAETASAVSQSARSLRSQNQETMQFMTDPEKQLQTSYKKRRMTAPADDMAEDYVMDEQPRTTRRYQLVRHKVAEIDEDAEEEFHDASEHSDDPGTDTNNTTTSQ